CCTGGACTACGAGGCGCCCAATGCCGGAGCAGAGCGGCCGAATCAGCTGCGGATGCTGTTTCTGGACAAGCGCACGCGGGATCTGTACCTCGACTGGAACGACGAGGCCGCCCTGGCGGTTGCATCGCTGCGGTACATCTCAGCACAGTTCGCCGACGACCGGCGCTCGGCCGAATTGGTCAGCGAACTGCAGGTGCGCAGCCCGGAGTTCGCCACGCTGTGGGCCGGACATGACGTGCGGTTGTGCACCAGCGGGACCAAACGGCTGCGGCATCCCACGGTAGGCGAACTGCGACTGGACTACGAGGTACTTCAGCTACCCGAGGGCAGCGGCCAGCGCATTCTCGCCCACACCGCCGAGCCGGGAAGTGCCTCGTACGCTGCGCTGCGTTTGCTCACGACGAGTTGAGCCGCCGGCTGGCCGTACGACCGGACCTGATTCAGATCTGGCGCAGGGCACCGCCGTCGACCGACCACTCGGCGCCGGTGACCTGCGAGGCGCGCGGCGACAGCAGATAGGCGATCAGCCCCGCGACGTCCTCGGGCTCACCGATACGGCCGGTCGGCAGGCGGCGTTCTTCGCGGATGAACTTGTCCACCGCGGCGCCGGGTTCGCCGCCGTACCGCGCCGCCAGTTGATCGGCGAAACCCCCTGGTGCATCGAACAACGCGGTGCGGGTCGGTCCCGGCGAGACGACGTTGGAGCGGATACCCGCCGGCGAGAACTCGACCGCAACGGCCTTCGACAAGGACAGGAGCGCGGCTTTCGAGGCCGCGTAGGCGGCCATGGTCGGGTCGGGCGCCCGCCCCGCCTCGCTGCCGACATGCACGATGCTGCCGCCGCCCGCCCGCATGGCAGGCAGGACGGCACGGGTCAGTCGGGCGACGGCCAACAGATTGACCTCGAACGTCATCCGCCACAGCTCGTCGTCGAGGTCGGCGAAGGAGTCCCTGGTATCGAAGAGCGCGGCGTTGTTCACCAGGCCGTCGACGCGACCGTAGCGTTCGGTTGCCCATGCAACCGTGGTGCCGGCGGCTGCCGGGTCGGTGAGGTCGGACGCAACGAAGGCGGCACCGTCAGGCAGTACGCCCTCCTCGGGAGGGCGGCGAGCCACGGCGACGACATGGGCACCTTCGGCGGTCAGTTCGCGAACGGCCGCCAGGCCGATACCGCTGGTACCACCGGTGACGATCACGACCTTGTCATCGAGGTGAAGGTGCATCAGGACTCCGTCTCTCCTACGTCCGCTGTGGGTTCGCTCGTCGCGGCCGGCGCAGTGCTCACGCGACGGGCCGCCTCGCGCAACGGATCCCGCGACAGACCGCCACCTTTGGTTGGTGCGTTCACCGTGCGACGGAGAGGGCCGGCAAGCCAGTACCCCGCGTTGACTAGTACTGGCAGGGTCACCCGCGAGGGCCTGGGGTGACCGGCAGCGACGACGTGGTGCGGTTGGGAGGTCGGTGGGCATGACGGGATGCCCAACGTAAGTGGGCATAGCCGGCTTGCTTAGTATCAGTTATCTGCTATCTGATAGTACGATCGCGAGGTGGCATCAGAAGCAGCGTGGCCGTCTATCGATTGGGAAGATCGGCCGTGGACGCCCCGAATCGCGCCCGACCTGATCTCGGCGGCCGTCCGCCGACGTCATACGGGGCCGTATCGCGCCGCTGTCGTGCCCCGCATCGCCGACCTGACACCGACCTTGCCGGGTGAGCTGCTCGCCGCTGCCGACGAGGCAAGCACCGAGATCGCGCGATTCGACGCCGAGGTGGGCGCGGAGGTTGCACCGTTCTCGGCCGTACTGCTGCGTTCGGAGTCCGCATCGTCATCCATGATCGAGAACCTGACCTCCGGAGCGAAGTCGATCGCGCTGGCCGAACTGGGTAGCAGAGACAAGCGGAATGCCACCGAGATCGTGGGCAACGTGGCCGCCATGCGGGCGGCGCTTGATCTTGCCGACAGGTTGGACGGCGCGGCGATCATCGCCATGCACGCGGCGCTGCTCGGCGACGTACAGCCCGGCATGACAGGGCAGTGGCGTACTGAGCAGGTCTGGATCGGCGGCACCTCCATCGGCCCACACACGGCCTCATTCGTTCCGCCGCACCATGAGCACGTGGCCGCCCTGATCGATGATCTGGTCCGTTTCACTCAACGCGTCGACCTGCCGCTGCTCGTGCAGGTCGCGATCGCGCACGCCCAGTTCGAGACCATCCACCCGTTCCCGGACGGCAACGGCCGAACGGGACGGGCGCTGATCCATGCGATGCTTCGCGGCCACGGGCTGACCCGCAACGTCACCGTGCCGGTCTCAGCCGGTCTGCTCACGGACACCAGCGGCTACTTCCAGGCCCTCACTGCCTACCGGGACGGCAACCCCACCGCCATCGTCGCCAAGCTGGCCGACGCCTCACTCGCCGCCATCATCAATGGCCGACAGCTGGTGAACGAACTGCGATCCACCCGCGCGAGCTGGAGTACCAAGATCAAGGCACGCCGGGGTGCGGCTGCCTGGCGCCTTGCCGACCTCCTCGTACATCAGCCAGTGGTCGATGCATCCGCCGTCGCCGCCGAGCTCGATCTCGCGCCGCAGAACGTCCAACGTGCGATCAGGCCACTCGTCGAAGGCGGCATACTCACCGAGTTCACCGGCTTCAAGCGCAACCGAATGTGGCAGGCGACCGAGATCCTCACTGCCCTAGACGACTTCGCAGCCCGCGCTGGAAGGCGCGGCAGGTGACCGACCACTGCCGCCCTTGATCTCGTACGAGTTCAGTGCTGAATGAAGGTACGGGCGATCGGGTCGTTCACGCAAAAGTCGCTCCCGCCGTTCAATCCTTGACTGCGCCGCGCCCGGTTCGGCCATCTAGGCGGGCCAGGAACACCTCAGTACCGGGTCGTGGAGCTGCACCGGATGCACAGAGGGAAACGAGTGCGTTGGTGATGGCCCCGACGAAGGATCGATCTTGGGGGAAAGTCCGATTGGCAACGTAGACGAGGCCGTGGTGGGTGCGTCCGACACGTCGCCAATCGTTGGCGATGGGGGCGAAGTCAGCGATGTTGATGGTGACGAGGACGCGGCGCTGGTCAGTTGCGAAGGCGAGCAGATCCTCGTCCGGGGTCGAGAGGAGGGCAGGCTCTTCGACGACGGCCGTCACGTCGAGGTTGTGATCGCGGAGCCGGGCGGCGATGGTGCCGCTGAGCATCTCGTCAAGCAGCAGCCGGGCTCGCCGTGTCCCGGTCACTGGGCCAGGAGATGCTGCTGACGCTCCCACGCGGCGAGTGCGTCTGCCTCAAGCTGGTCGACATCGGCGATCCAGGCGTCGATCTCGTGCGGGTACGACGACCAGTAGCGCACCGCGGTGTCGACCAGTCGCGCCGGCACACCGGTGTTCGACGCTACGAGGGCGACGATGCCGGCGGCATCCAACTGCGGTTCAGCCGCACGGGAGGACTTGACCGCGCGGATCACCTCGCGCACATCGGGACCGCCCAGAAGAACTGCCCGGCGGCCGCTGCGGCCGTCGCGGAACAGGACGCCCGGATGCTCGTCCATGCGAAGGCCCTCATCGACGAAGCGATTCGCCACCGACGATCCGGATGATCCGGGGTGCCGCGCGACGTACGCCGAGAGCCGCGTGCCGACCGCCTCCTCGAAACGGATCGACCTCGGCAACCCACTACCCATGACTACATTGTAGCGGCGGCCAGATATCGGAGTCACAAGCTCAGCCATTGCATCGACTGGATCGGCTCCTGGCGACGGATGTCGCC
Above is a genomic segment from Actinomycetota bacterium containing:
- a CDS encoding SDR family oxidoreductase, which produces MHLHLDDKVVIVTGGTSGIGLAAVRELTAEGAHVVAVARRPPEEGVLPDGAAFVASDLTDPAAAGTTVAWATERYGRVDGLVNNAALFDTRDSFADLDDELWRMTFEVNLLAVARLTRAVLPAMRAGGGSIVHVGSEAGRAPDPTMAAYAASKAALLSLSKAVAVEFSPAGIRSNVVSPGPTRTALFDAPGGFADQLAARYGGEPGAAVDKFIREERRLPTGRIGEPEDVAGLIAYLLSPRASQVTGAEWSVDGGALRQI
- a CDS encoding Fic family protein, which produces MASEAAWPSIDWEDRPWTPRIAPDLISAAVRRRHTGPYRAAVVPRIADLTPTLPGELLAAADEASTEIARFDAEVGAEVAPFSAVLLRSESASSSMIENLTSGAKSIALAELGSRDKRNATEIVGNVAAMRAALDLADRLDGAAIIAMHAALLGDVQPGMTGQWRTEQVWIGGTSIGPHTASFVPPHHEHVAALIDDLVRFTQRVDLPLLVQVAIAHAQFETIHPFPDGNGRTGRALIHAMLRGHGLTRNVTVPVSAGLLTDTSGYFQALTAYRDGNPTAIVAKLADASLAAIINGRQLVNELRSTRASWSTKIKARRGAAAWRLADLLVHQPVVDASAVAAELDLAPQNVQRAIRPLVEGGILTEFTGFKRNRMWQATEILTALDDFAARAGRRGR